A section of the Jannaschia sp. S6380 genome encodes:
- the rpmC gene encoding 50S ribosomal protein L29 translates to MNASELRDKTPDELRTKLTDLKKEAFNLRFQAATSQLENTARMRSVRRDVARVMTILNQKAADAAKSEA, encoded by the coding sequence ATGAACGCCAGCGAACTCAGAGACAAGACGCCGGACGAGCTCCGTACCAAGCTGACCGACCTCAAGAAGGAGGCGTTCAACCTGCGCTTCCAAGCGGCGACGAGCCAGCTCGAGAACACCGCGCGGATGCGCAGCGTCCGCCGTGACGTGGCCCGTGTGATGACCATTTTGAACCAGAAAGCCGCCGACGCGGCCAAGTCGGAGGCCTGA
- the rpsH gene encoding 30S ribosomal protein S8 has protein sequence MNDPIGDMLTRIRNAQMRGKSTVSTPASKLRAHVLDVLADEGYIRGYESASDRQGHPTLEISLKYYEGVPVIREVKRISKPGRRVYLGVDNLPSVRQGLGVSIVSTSKGVMSDAAARSANVGGEVLCTVF, from the coding sequence ATGAACGATCCCATCGGTGATATGCTGACCCGCATCCGCAATGCGCAGATGCGTGGCAAGTCCACCGTCTCCACCCCCGCCTCCAAGCTGCGGGCCCATGTCCTGGATGTCCTCGCAGACGAGGGCTACATCCGCGGCTACGAGTCCGCCTCGGACCGCCAGGGCCATCCGACGCTGGAAATCTCGCTGAAGTACTACGAGGGCGTGCCCGTCATCCGCGAAGTGAAGCGGATCTCCAAGCCTGGCCGTCGCGTGTATCTCGGTGTCGACAACCTGCCTTCGGTCCGCCAGGGCCTTGGTGTCTCGATCGTCTCGACGTCCAAGGGCGTCATGTCCGATGCAGCCGCTCGCTCCGCCAATGTCGGTGGCGAAGTGCTCTGCACGGTATTCTGA
- the rpsN gene encoding 30S ribosomal protein S14, whose translation MAKESMIERQKKRERLVKQYAAKRASLKEIANDESKPMEERFKARLKLAELPRNSSPTRLNNRCQLTGRPRAYYRKLKLSRIMLRDLASQGKIPGMVKSSW comes from the coding sequence ATGGCCAAGGAATCCATGATCGAACGCCAGAAGAAGCGCGAGCGGCTGGTGAAGCAATACGCCGCCAAGCGCGCGTCTCTGAAGGAGATCGCGAACGACGAGTCCAAGCCGATGGAAGAGCGTTTCAAGGCCCGGCTGAAGCTGGCCGAATTGCCGCGCAACTCCTCGCCCACCCGTCTCAACAACCGCTGCCAGCTGACCGGTCGGCCCCGTGCCTATTATCGCAAGCTCAAGCTGTCCCGCATCATGCTGCGCGATCTCGCATCGCAGGGGAAGATCCCCGGCATGGTCAAGTCCAGCTGGTAA
- a CDS encoding TIGR02466 family protein, translated as MSDIRSLFATRLYRAPLSAHSPAIDAAELEGSCYSIAEDDEAGKRWCEENSYPGYTSYASLTDLPWRFPIFADLVKSLDRHVSAFAGDLAFDLEDKRLALEDIWINILPEGGAHSGHLHPHSVISGTTYIAMPEGTSAIRFEDPRLPMMMAAPIRRKDAPADLRMFHYEAPEVGDVLLWESWLRHEVPMNMAETERVSVSFNYALN; from the coding sequence ATGTCCGACATCCGATCCCTCTTCGCGACCCGCCTGTATCGCGCGCCTCTCTCGGCCCATTCCCCCGCCATCGACGCGGCCGAACTGGAAGGCTCCTGCTATTCGATCGCCGAGGATGACGAGGCCGGGAAGCGCTGGTGCGAGGAGAATAGCTATCCGGGCTATACCAGCTATGCCTCGCTGACGGATTTGCCTTGGCGCTTTCCCATCTTCGCGGACTTGGTGAAATCGCTGGACCGGCACGTGTCGGCCTTCGCCGGGGATCTGGCCTTTGACCTGGAGGACAAGCGGCTTGCGCTGGAGGATATCTGGATCAACATCCTGCCCGAAGGCGGTGCGCATTCCGGCCACCTTCACCCGCATTCGGTGATCTCGGGCACGACCTACATAGCCATGCCCGAGGGGACGAGCGCCATCCGTTTCGAAGACCCGCGCCTGCCGATGATGATGGCCGCCCCCATCCGCCGCAAGGATGCACCGGCCGACCTGCGGATGTTCCACTATGAGGCGCCCGAGGTCGGCGACGTGCTGCTCTGGGAAAGCTGGCTGCGCCATGAGGTGCCGATGAACATGGCTGAGACGGAACGCGTCTCGGTCAGCTTCAACTATGCCTTGAACTGA
- the rpsM gene encoding 30S ribosomal protein S13 produces the protein MARIAGVNIPTGKRVPVALTYITGIGPSKAKEIIEAVGIDGGRRVNELSDAEVLSIREFIDANVTVEGDLRRETQMNVKRLMDLGCYRGLRHRRNLPVRGQRTHTNARTRKGPAKAIAGKKK, from the coding sequence TTGGCTCGTATTGCTGGCGTCAACATTCCGACGGGGAAACGTGTTCCCGTCGCACTCACCTATATCACGGGCATCGGTCCGTCGAAGGCGAAGGAGATCATCGAGGCGGTCGGTATCGACGGTGGCCGTCGGGTCAACGAACTGTCCGATGCCGAAGTCCTTTCGATCCGCGAGTTCATCGACGCCAACGTCACGGTCGAGGGCGACCTGCGCCGCGAGACGCAGATGAACGTCAAGCGGCTGATGGATCTGGGTTGCTACCGCGGCCTGCGCCATCGTCGCAACCTGCCCGTTCGCGGTCAGCGCACCCACACCAACGCACGCACGCGCAAGGGCCCCGCGAAGGCCATTGCCGGCAAGAAGAAGTGA
- the rplX gene encoding 50S ribosomal protein L24 has protein sequence MAAKLRKGDTVVVLSGRDASKQGEIVSVDPKAGKAVVEGVNMAIRHTRQSQASQGGRIPKALPIDLSNLALVDANGKATRVGFRMEDGKKVRFAKTTGDVI, from the coding sequence ATGGCTGCCAAACTCCGCAAGGGTGATACGGTCGTTGTTCTGTCCGGCCGCGATGCCAGCAAGCAGGGCGAGATCGTCTCGGTCGATCCCAAGGCCGGCAAGGCGGTCGTGGAGGGGGTCAACATGGCCATCCGCCACACCCGTCAGAGCCAGGCCAGCCAGGGTGGCCGCATTCCCAAGGCGCTGCCGATCGATCTGTCGAACCTGGCGCTGGTGGACGCGAACGGCAAGGCCACGCGCGTCGGCTTCCGCATGGAAGACGGCAAGAAGGTGCGCTTCGCCAAGACCACGGGAGACGTGATCTGA
- the rpmD gene encoding 50S ribosomal protein L30: protein MAKTIVVKQIGSPIRRPQDQRATLIGLGLNKMHKTRELEDTPSVRGMVNKIPHLVEIIEERG from the coding sequence ATGGCTAAGACGATCGTCGTGAAGCAGATCGGATCCCCGATCCGACGCCCCCAGGATCAGCGCGCGACGCTGATCGGCCTGGGCCTGAACAAGATGCACAAGACGCGCGAGCTGGAGGACACCCCCAGCGTGCGCGGCATGGTCAACAAGATCCCGCATCTCGTGGAAATCATCGAAGAACGGGGCTGA
- the rpsQ gene encoding 30S ribosomal protein S17, giving the protein MPKRILTGVVTSNQNAQTVTVSIERRFKHPLLQKTVRKSKKYRAHDEANQFKVGDTVRIQECPPKSKTKRWEVIAE; this is encoded by the coding sequence ATGCCCAAGCGCATCCTCACCGGTGTCGTGACGTCGAACCAGAACGCGCAGACCGTTACCGTCAGCATCGAGCGTCGCTTCAAGCACCCGCTGCTGCAGAAGACGGTTCGGAAGTCCAAGAAGTACCGTGCCCACGACGAGGCCAACCAGTTCAAGGTCGGCGACACCGTGCGCATCCAGGAATGCCCGCCCAAGTCCAAGACCAAGCGGTGGGAGGTCATCGCCGAATAG
- the rplO gene encoding 50S ribosomal protein L15 produces MKLNDLRDNPGATHKPKRVGRGAGSGIGKTGGRGIKGQKSRSGVAINGYEGGQMPLYQRLPKRGFNKPNRKAFAVVNLSKLQEFIDNGKLDANNVTEDSLVEAGVVRRKLDGVRLLGKGELSAKATITVTGASKGAVEAVEKAGGSVTVAERAEA; encoded by the coding sequence ATGAAACTCAACGATCTTCGCGACAATCCCGGCGCGACGCACAAGCCCAAGCGGGTTGGTCGCGGCGCCGGTTCGGGCATCGGCAAGACCGGTGGCCGCGGCATCAAGGGTCAGAAGTCCCGCTCGGGCGTGGCGATCAACGGCTACGAGGGCGGCCAGATGCCGCTCTACCAGCGTCTGCCCAAGCGCGGCTTCAACAAGCCGAACCGCAAGGCTTTTGCCGTCGTCAACCTGTCCAAGCTGCAGGAGTTCATCGACAACGGCAAGCTCGACGCCAACAACGTGACCGAGGACAGCCTTGTCGAGGCCGGCGTGGTGCGCCGCAAGCTGGACGGCGTTCGGCTTCTGGGTAAGGGCGAGCTTTCCGCCAAGGCCACGATCACCGTGACCGGCGCCTCGAAGGGCGCGGTCGAGGCGGTCGAGAAGGCTGGCGGATCGGTCACGGTCGCCGAGCGCGCCGAAGCCTGA
- the rpsK gene encoding 30S ribosomal protein S11, which yields MARDTRRAPKRKERKNIAAGVAHVNSSFNNTKILISDVQGNAISWSSAGTMGFKGSRKSTPYAAQMAAEDAGKKAQEHGMKTLEVEVQGPGGGRESALRALAAVGLQITAIRDVTPIAHNGVRPPKRRRV from the coding sequence ATGGCACGTGATACCCGTCGCGCCCCCAAGCGCAAGGAACGTAAGAACATCGCCGCCGGTGTGGCGCATGTGAATTCGTCGTTCAACAACACCAAGATCCTGATTTCCGACGTTCAGGGCAATGCCATCAGCTGGTCCTCGGCCGGCACGATGGGCTTCAAGGGATCGCGCAAGTCGACGCCCTATGCCGCCCAGATGGCTGCCGAGGACGCCGGCAAGAAGGCGCAGGAGCACGGCATGAAGACCCTCGAGGTCGAAGTGCAGGGCCCCGGTGGCGGTCGCGAGAGCGCGTTGCGCGCCCTGGCCGCCGTCGGCCTGCAGATCACCGCGATCCGCGACGTGACGCCGATCGCGCATAACGGTGTCCGTCCGCCGAAGCGTCGCCGGGTCTGA
- the rplR gene encoding 50S ribosomal protein L18, whose amino-acid sequence MANSKRDLFLKRRLRVRNKLRKMAAGRPRLSVHRSNKNISVQVIDDVEGRTLASASTMEKDLGVVGKNNVEAATKVGAAIAERAKKAGVEDVYFDRGGFLFHGKVKALADAAREGGLKF is encoded by the coding sequence ATGGCAAACAGCAAACGGGATCTGTTCCTCAAGCGCCGCCTGCGCGTCCGGAACAAGCTTCGCAAGATGGCCGCCGGGCGTCCGCGCCTGTCGGTGCATCGTTCGAACAAGAACATCAGCGTCCAGGTGATCGACGACGTGGAAGGGCGGACCCTCGCGTCCGCCTCGACCATGGAGAAGGACTTGGGCGTCGTCGGCAAGAACAACGTCGAGGCGGCCACGAAGGTCGGCGCGGCGATCGCCGAGCGTGCCAAGAAGGCCGGGGTCGAAGATGTGTATTTCGACCGGGGCGGCTTCCTCTTTCACGGGAAGGTCAAGGCCCTCGCCGACGCCGCCCGCGAAGGTGGCCTGAAGTTTTGA
- the rplN gene encoding 50S ribosomal protein L14, giving the protein MIQMQTNLDVADNSGARRVQCIKVLGGSKRKYASVGDIIVVSVKEAIPRGRVKKGDVRKAVVVRTAKEVRRDDGTAIRFDRNAAVILNNNNEPIGTRIFGPVVRELRAKNFMKIISLAPEVL; this is encoded by the coding sequence ATGATCCAGATGCAAACCAACCTGGATGTTGCTGACAACAGCGGCGCACGCCGTGTTCAGTGCATCAAGGTCCTGGGCGGGTCCAAGCGGAAGTATGCCTCCGTCGGCGACATCATCGTGGTGTCGGTGAAGGAGGCCATTCCGCGGGGCCGCGTCAAGAAGGGCGACGTCCGCAAGGCCGTGGTCGTGCGCACCGCCAAGGAAGTGCGTCGCGACGACGGCACCGCGATCCGCTTCGACCGGAACGCCGCCGTGATCCTCAACAACAACAACGAGCCGATCGGCACCCGTATCTTCGGGCCGGTGGTTCGCGAACTGCGCGCGAAGAACTTCATGAAGATCATCTCGCTCGCGCCGGAGGTGCTGTGA
- the rplE gene encoding 50S ribosomal protein L5, giving the protein MLDQANYTPRLLTVYRDTIKGAMKEEFGYKNDMMIPRLDKIVLNIGCGAEAVRDSKKAKTAQEDLSTIAGQKAVVTNAKKSIAGFRVREGMPLGTKVTLRGARMYDFLDRLITVAMPRIRDFRGVSGKSFDGRGNYAMGLKEHIVFPEINFDKIDEMWGMDIIICTTSETDAEAKALLKHFNMPFNS; this is encoded by the coding sequence ATGCTCGACCAAGCGAACTACACGCCCCGGCTCCTCACCGTCTATCGCGACACCATCAAGGGCGCGATGAAGGAGGAGTTCGGCTACAAGAACGACATGATGATCCCGCGTCTGGACAAGATCGTCCTGAACATCGGGTGCGGCGCCGAGGCGGTCCGTGACAGCAAGAAGGCCAAGACGGCGCAGGAAGACCTGTCGACCATCGCCGGCCAGAAAGCGGTCGTGACCAACGCGAAGAAGTCGATCGCCGGCTTCCGCGTCCGCGAAGGCATGCCGCTGGGCACCAAGGTCACGCTGCGCGGCGCGCGGATGTACGACTTTCTGGATCGCCTGATCACCGTGGCCATGCCGCGCATCCGCGACTTCCGCGGCGTGTCCGGAAAGAGCTTCGACGGCCGCGGCAACTATGCCATGGGCCTGAAGGAGCACATCGTGTTCCCCGAGATCAACTTCGACAAGATCGATGAGATGTGGGGCATGGATATCATCATCTGCACGACGTCCGAGACGGATGCAGAAGCCAAGGCGCTGTTGAAGCATTTCAACATGCCGTTCAACAGCTGA
- the rpsE gene encoding 30S ribosomal protein S5, translating into MAERDNNRGRGRGRDRDETPEFADRLVAINRVSKTVKGGKRFGFAALVVVGDQKGRVGFGKGKAKEVPEAIRKATEQAKRQMIRVALKDGRTLHHDMNGRHGAGRVVMRTAPEGTGIIAGGPMRAVFEMLGIKDIVSKSIGSQNPYNMIRATLDGLQKESSPRSVAQRRGKKVADILRKDDGPKMDGEQAPVAEEA; encoded by the coding sequence ATGGCAGAACGTGACAACAATCGTGGGCGGGGCCGTGGCCGCGACCGCGACGAAACCCCGGAATTCGCCGACCGCCTGGTCGCCATCAACCGCGTCTCCAAGACGGTGAAGGGCGGCAAGCGCTTCGGTTTCGCGGCGCTCGTCGTCGTGGGCGACCAGAAGGGCCGCGTCGGCTTCGGCAAGGGCAAGGCCAAGGAGGTCCCCGAGGCCATCCGCAAGGCCACCGAACAGGCCAAGCGCCAGATGATCCGCGTTGCCCTGAAGGACGGCCGGACGCTGCACCACGACATGAACGGGCGTCACGGCGCCGGTCGCGTCGTCATGCGCACGGCACCGGAGGGCACGGGCATCATCGCCGGCGGCCCGATGCGTGCCGTGTTCGAGATGCTGGGCATCAAGGATATCGTGTCGAAGTCGATCGGCTCGCAGAATCCCTACAACATGATCCGCGCCACGCTCGATGGCCTGCAAAAGGAATCGAGCCCCCGTTCGGTCGCGCAGCGTCGCGGCAAGAAGGTCGCCGACATCCTGCGCAAGGACGACGGCCCGAAGATGGACGGCGAACAGGCGCCCGTCGCCGAGGAGGCCTGA
- a CDS encoding adenylate kinase yields the protein MNIILLGPPGAGKGTQARRLEVERDMIQLSTGDMLREARSSGTEMGERVAAIMDAGQLVTDEIVIGLIEEKLRGDRAGGFIFDGFPRTLAQADALSEILAKHDATLDAVVEMRVDDAALVERIVARSTCANCGEVYNDITKPIPDDGKCTNCGGTEFKRRADDNAEALTTRLMEYYKKTSPLIGYYYAKDQLRPVDGLGEIDAVAQSISAVLQETS from the coding sequence ATGAACATCATACTGCTGGGCCCGCCGGGGGCGGGGAAGGGGACCCAGGCCAGGCGACTGGAGGTCGAGCGCGACATGATCCAACTTTCGACCGGTGACATGCTGCGCGAGGCGCGGTCGTCGGGAACCGAGATGGGCGAGCGCGTCGCCGCGATCATGGATGCCGGCCAGCTCGTGACGGACGAAATCGTCATCGGCCTGATCGAGGAGAAACTTCGTGGCGATCGGGCCGGCGGCTTCATCTTCGACGGCTTCCCGCGCACACTTGCCCAGGCGGACGCGCTGTCGGAGATCCTGGCCAAGCATGATGCGACGCTGGATGCTGTCGTGGAGATGCGCGTCGACGACGCCGCCTTGGTCGAGCGGATCGTGGCGCGGTCGACCTGCGCTAACTGCGGCGAAGTCTACAACGACATCACCAAGCCCATCCCGGACGACGGGAAGTGCACGAATTGCGGCGGCACGGAGTTCAAACGTCGCGCCGACGACAACGCCGAGGCGCTGACCACGCGGTTGATGGAATACTACAAGAAGACGTCGCCGTTGATCGGGTACTACTATGCCAAGGACCAGCTCCGGCCGGTCGACGGTCTGGGCGAGATCGACGCGGTCGCGCAATCGATTTCGGCCGTTCTGCAAGAAACTTCTTGA
- a CDS encoding vWA domain-containing protein translates to MNSAVAALLVFAVAARTASAACDTDAMIVFDGSASMAEIGINAGDPPRIRDAREAMRRVLPAVEDTRRIGLVTYGPGPEGSCDSVRTHFAPMPEAAAPILEVIDRLEPIGLTPLAEATTRAAETLRFRTRPGMVVVVTDGNDTCAGRPCVLAERLARDAADLTIHVIGFKVVGDISGGHTVLQRPFPRGEVAARCLADLTGGHYALPETVDALVEVLRQVLGCAVAGINPDSLPVERALRTAQVAANANAPAVSGPGRSRR, encoded by the coding sequence ATGAACAGCGCCGTCGCCGCCCTGCTCGTCTTCGCCGTAGCCGCTCGCACGGCGTCCGCCGCCTGCGATACGGATGCGATGATCGTGTTCGACGGATCGGCCTCCATGGCCGAAATCGGAATCAATGCCGGCGATCCACCTCGGATCCGAGATGCGCGCGAAGCAATGCGGCGCGTGCTGCCGGCCGTCGAGGACACCCGGCGCATCGGGCTCGTAACCTACGGCCCCGGGCCCGAGGGGTCCTGCGACAGCGTGCGGACGCATTTCGCGCCCATGCCTGAGGCTGCGGCCCCCATCCTCGAGGTCATCGACCGGCTCGAACCGATCGGCCTTACGCCGCTTGCCGAAGCCACGACCAGGGCGGCCGAGACGCTGCGGTTCAGAACCCGGCCCGGAATGGTGGTCGTCGTGACCGACGGCAACGATACATGCGCCGGCCGCCCTTGCGTCCTGGCGGAACGCCTCGCGCGGGATGCGGCCGATCTGACGATCCACGTGATCGGATTCAAAGTCGTCGGCGACATATCTGGCGGGCATACGGTGCTTCAGCGCCCCTTCCCCCGAGGCGAGGTCGCGGCACGATGTCTCGCCGATCTGACCGGCGGGCACTACGCACTGCCCGAGACCGTCGATGCGCTGGTGGAAGTCCTGCGGCAGGTCCTCGGCTGCGCCGTCGCAGGCATCAACCCCGATTCCTTGCCGGTAGAACGCGCCCTCCGGACGGCGCAGGTCGCCGCGAACGCAAACGCCCCGGCCGTTTCCGGGCCGGGGCGTTCGAGGCGATAG
- the rplF gene encoding 50S ribosomal protein L6 produces the protein MSRIGKRPVELPSGVEASVSGQTVSVKGPKGTREFTATDDVTLTVADNAVKVEPRGKSKRARQQWGLSRTMVENLVTGVTTGFKKELEITGVGYRAQMQGNTLKLALGYSHDVNFDVPEGVTVTAPKQTEVVVEGIDQQLVGQVAANIREWRAPEPYKGKGIRYKGEYIFRKEGKKK, from the coding sequence ATGTCTCGTATCGGCAAACGCCCCGTCGAACTGCCTTCGGGCGTCGAAGCCTCGGTCTCGGGCCAGACGGTCTCGGTGAAGGGGCCCAAGGGCACCCGTGAGTTCACCGCGACCGACGACGTCACGCTGACTGTCGCGGACAACGCCGTGAAGGTCGAGCCGCGCGGCAAGTCCAAGCGGGCGCGCCAGCAGTGGGGCCTGTCCCGCACCATGGTCGAAAACCTGGTGACCGGCGTGACCACCGGCTTCAAGAAGGAACTGGAGATCACCGGCGTCGGTTACCGCGCACAGATGCAGGGGAACACCCTGAAGCTGGCGCTCGGCTATAGCCACGACGTGAACTTCGACGTCCCCGAGGGCGTTACCGTCACCGCGCCCAAGCAGACCGAAGTGGTCGTCGAAGGCATCGATCAGCAGCTCGTCGGCCAGGTCGCGGCCAACATCCGCGAATGGCGCGCGCCGGAGCCCTACAAGGGCAAGGGCATCCGCTACAAGGGCGAGTACATCTTCCGCAAGGAAGGCAAGAAGAAGTAA
- the secY gene encoding preprotein translocase subunit SecY has product MASAAEQMAANMSWGAFGKAKELRQRILFTIGLLIIYRIGTYIPVPGIDAVELRNFVEQASAGLGGVLNMFTGGAIGRMGVFALGIMPYISASIIVQLMTAMVPQLENLKKEGEQGRKKINQYTRYGTVALATLQGYGLAVSLQSGNLVHDPGWFFIASCVITLVGGTMFLMWLGEQITARGIGNGISLIIFVGIVAELPAAFAQFFESGRTGALSTPVVLGVILMLLGTLLFVVFMERSLRKIHIQYPRRQVGMKVYDGGSSHLPIKVNPAGVIPAIFASSLLLLPTTIATFSGQNTGPVMSTILAYFGPGQILYLLFFAAMIIFFAYFYTHNVAFKTDDVADNLKNQNGFIPGIRPGRRTAEYLEYVVNRVLVLGSAYLALVCLIPEIVRQELAITAYFGGTSILIIVSVGMDTIQQVQSHLLAHQYEGLIEKSQLRGKRRGRNKGTARR; this is encoded by the coding sequence ATGGCTTCAGCTGCGGAGCAAATGGCCGCGAACATGAGCTGGGGGGCGTTCGGCAAGGCGAAAGAGCTGCGCCAACGCATCCTGTTCACGATCGGCCTGCTGATCATCTATCGCATTGGCACGTATATTCCGGTTCCCGGCATCGACGCGGTCGAGCTGCGCAACTTCGTCGAACAGGCGAGTGCGGGTCTGGGGGGCGTGCTCAACATGTTCACCGGCGGCGCGATCGGCCGGATGGGGGTCTTCGCCCTGGGCATCATGCCCTATATCTCGGCGTCGATCATCGTGCAGCTGATGACGGCGATGGTCCCGCAACTCGAGAACCTCAAGAAGGAGGGCGAGCAGGGGCGCAAGAAGATCAACCAGTACACCCGCTACGGCACGGTGGCGCTTGCAACGTTGCAAGGCTACGGCTTGGCGGTATCGCTGCAATCGGGCAATCTCGTCCATGATCCGGGCTGGTTCTTCATAGCGTCCTGCGTGATCACGCTGGTCGGCGGCACGATGTTCCTGATGTGGCTGGGCGAGCAGATCACCGCGCGCGGCATCGGCAACGGCATCTCGCTGATCATCTTCGTGGGCATCGTCGCCGAACTTCCCGCCGCCTTTGCCCAGTTCTTCGAAAGCGGTCGTACGGGCGCGCTGTCGACGCCTGTGGTTCTCGGCGTGATCCTGATGTTGCTGGGAACGCTTCTTTTCGTCGTGTTCATGGAGCGCAGCCTGCGCAAGATCCACATCCAGTACCCGCGCCGGCAGGTCGGCATGAAGGTCTATGACGGCGGATCCAGCCACCTTCCCATCAAGGTGAACCCGGCCGGCGTCATCCCGGCGATCTTCGCTTCGTCGCTCCTGCTGCTGCCGACCACGATCGCGACGTTCTCGGGCCAGAACACCGGCCCGGTCATGTCGACGATCCTCGCCTATTTCGGTCCCGGACAGATCCTCTACCTGCTGTTCTTCGCGGCGATGATCATCTTCTTCGCGTATTTCTATACGCACAACGTTGCCTTCAAGACGGATGACGTGGCCGACAACCTGAAGAACCAGAACGGATTCATCCCCGGCATCCGGCCGGGCCGGCGCACGGCGGAGTATCTGGAATACGTCGTCAACCGCGTGCTGGTCCTCGGCTCCGCCTATCTGGCCCTGGTCTGCCTGATCCCCGAGATCGTCCGGCAGGAGCTTGCCATCACGGCCTATTTCGGCGGAACGTCGATCCTGATCATCGTGTCCGTGGGAATGGATACGATCCAGCAGGTCCAGTCGCATCTGCTTGCCCATCAGTACGAGGGGCTGATCGAGAAATCGCAGCTGCGCGGCAAACGGCGCGGACGGAATAAGGGGACGGCGCGTCGATGA